In Lacerta agilis isolate rLacAgi1 chromosome 1, rLacAgi1.pri, whole genome shotgun sequence, the following proteins share a genomic window:
- the KLHDC1 gene encoding kelch domain-containing protein 1 isoform X2 has protein sequence MAAAVATPAAAAAAASPALQEFSVAEERSGHCAVVDGGCLYVWGGYVSIEENEVYLPNDELWIYEMDTGLWSMHLMEGDLPPSMSGSCGASVNGKLYIFGGYDDKGYSNRLYYVNLRTRNGTYLWKKITDFKGQPPTPRDKLACWVYKDRLIYFGGYGCRKQSELCDCFDVHDAYWGERIFWGWHNDVHVFDTTMQTWYQPKIKNGVPPQPRAAHSCTVLGNKGYVFGGRVLQKRMNDLHSLNLDTWVWSGKICTNGEKPGDRSWHTLTTVTDSKLFLFGGLSSDNVPLSDGWIYNVATNKWQQLTYLPKSIPRLWHTACLGKEGEVMVFGGSKDDLHFMDTTEP, from the exons atggcggcggcggtggcgactcctgctgctgctgctgccgccgcttccCCAGCGCTTCAGGAGTTCTCCGTGGCCGAGGAGCGGAGCGGGCACTGCGCTGTGGTGGACGGCGGCTGCCTCTACGTGTGGGGGGGATACGTG TCAATTGAAGAAAATGAAGTTTACTTACCTAATGATGAGCTGTGGATCTATGAAATGGACACTGGATTATG GTCGATGCATCTGATGGAAGGTGATTTGCCTCCATCCATGTCTGGAAGTTGCGGAGCGTCTGTTAATGGAAAGCTGTACATCTTTGGAGGATATGATGACAAAGGATACAGCAATCGG CTCTATTATGTTAATTTGCGAACAAGAAATGGAACCTATTTGTGGAAAAAAATCAcagactttaaaggtcagcctcCTACACCACGTGACAAACTTGCCTGCTGGGTGTATAAAGACAG gctcatcTATTTTGGTGGCTATGGCTGTAGAAAACAGAGTGAACTGTGTGACTGTTTTGATGTTCATGATGCATATTGG ggAGAACGGATATTCTGGGGATGGCACAATGACGTTCATGTTTTTGATACGACTATGCAAACTTGGTATCAGCCAAAAATTAAA AATGGAGTTCCACCTCAGCCTCGAGCAGCACATTCATGCACAGTCCTAGGAAATAAAGGTTACGTGTTTGGAGGCCGTGTTTTG caaAAAAGAATGAATGATTTACATTCTTTGAATTTGGATACCTGGGTTTGGTCAGGAAA AATTTGTACAAATGGAGAAAAACCAGGAGACAGATCATGGCATACTTTGACAACTGTAACAGATAGTAAACTTTTCCTGTTTGGTGGGCTGAGTTCAGACAATGTACCCTTAA GTGATGGTTGGATTTATAATGTCGCAACAAACAAATGGCAACAACTCACATACTTACCAAAGAGCATACCGAG ATTGTGGCATACAGCTTGTCTTGGTAAAGAAGGTGAAGTGATGGTCTTTGGAGGAAGTAAAGATGACTTGCATTTCATGGACACG ACTGAGCCTTGA
- the KLHDC1 gene encoding kelch domain-containing protein 1 isoform X1, translating into MAAAVATPAAAAAAASPALQEFSVAEERSGHCAVVDGGCLYVWGGYVSIEENEVYLPNDELWIYEMDTGLWSMHLMEGDLPPSMSGSCGASVNGKLYIFGGYDDKGYSNRLYYVNLRTRNGTYLWKKITDFKGQPPTPRDKLACWVYKDRLIYFGGYGCRKQSELCDCFDVHDAYWGERIFWGWHNDVHVFDTTMQTWYQPKIKNGVPPQPRAAHSCTVLGNKGYVFGGRVLQKRMNDLHSLNLDTWVWSGKICTNGEKPGDRSWHTLTTVTDSKLFLFGGLSSDNVPLSDGWIYNVATNKWQQLTYLPKSIPRLWHTACLGKEGEVMVFGGSKDDLHFMDTGHCSDLLIFQTQPYSLLRLSLDCIGKNAALLENQLSWLPSRLLEEAMDKITFWAAVSHRQERKAEEAAQEQINVS; encoded by the exons atggcggcggcggtggcgactcctgctgctgctgctgccgccgcttccCCAGCGCTTCAGGAGTTCTCCGTGGCCGAGGAGCGGAGCGGGCACTGCGCTGTGGTGGACGGCGGCTGCCTCTACGTGTGGGGGGGATACGTG TCAATTGAAGAAAATGAAGTTTACTTACCTAATGATGAGCTGTGGATCTATGAAATGGACACTGGATTATG GTCGATGCATCTGATGGAAGGTGATTTGCCTCCATCCATGTCTGGAAGTTGCGGAGCGTCTGTTAATGGAAAGCTGTACATCTTTGGAGGATATGATGACAAAGGATACAGCAATCGG CTCTATTATGTTAATTTGCGAACAAGAAATGGAACCTATTTGTGGAAAAAAATCAcagactttaaaggtcagcctcCTACACCACGTGACAAACTTGCCTGCTGGGTGTATAAAGACAG gctcatcTATTTTGGTGGCTATGGCTGTAGAAAACAGAGTGAACTGTGTGACTGTTTTGATGTTCATGATGCATATTGG ggAGAACGGATATTCTGGGGATGGCACAATGACGTTCATGTTTTTGATACGACTATGCAAACTTGGTATCAGCCAAAAATTAAA AATGGAGTTCCACCTCAGCCTCGAGCAGCACATTCATGCACAGTCCTAGGAAATAAAGGTTACGTGTTTGGAGGCCGTGTTTTG caaAAAAGAATGAATGATTTACATTCTTTGAATTTGGATACCTGGGTTTGGTCAGGAAA AATTTGTACAAATGGAGAAAAACCAGGAGACAGATCATGGCATACTTTGACAACTGTAACAGATAGTAAACTTTTCCTGTTTGGTGGGCTGAGTTCAGACAATGTACCCTTAA GTGATGGTTGGATTTATAATGTCGCAACAAACAAATGGCAACAACTCACATACTTACCAAAGAGCATACCGAG ATTGTGGCATACAGCTTGTCTTGGTAAAGAAGGTGAAGTGATGGTCTTTGGAGGAAGTAAAGATGACTTGCATTTCATGGACACG GGACACTGCAGCGATTTATTGATTTTTCAGACACAACCATACTCACTTCTCAG ACTGAGCCTTGACTGCATTGGTAAAAATGCTGCCCTCTTGGAGAACCAACTATCCTGGTTACCATCTAGACTTTTGGAGGAAGCTATGGATAAAATAACTTTTTGGGCTGCAGTTAGCCATCGTCAAGAAAGAAAAGCTGAAGAAGCAGCACAGGAACAGATTAATGTCTCTTAG